The Lycium barbarum isolate Lr01 chromosome 12, ASM1917538v2, whole genome shotgun sequence genome includes a region encoding these proteins:
- the LOC132625173 gene encoding uncharacterized protein LOC132625173 isoform X1 has product MLRFFSRGSTVDSPEQDSPSPSPSPPKRSSMNVVATGPARPIRFVYCDEKGKFQIDPEALAVLQLVKEPVGVVSVCGRARQGKSFILNQLLGRSSGFQVAPTHRPCTKGIWLWSAPLRRTALDGTEYNLLLLDTEGIDAYDQTGTYSTQIFSLAVLLSSMFVYNQMGGIDEAALDRLSLVTEMTKHIRVRASGGRTSVSELGQFSPIFVWLLRDFYLDLAEDNHKITPRDYLELALRPVQGGRRDVAAKNEIRESIRALFPDRECFTLVRPLSNETELQRLDQIPIEKLRPEFKAGLDALTRFVFERTKPKQFGATVMTGPIFARITQSFVDALNNGAVPTITSSWQSVEEAECQRAYDLAAETYMSSFDRSKPPEEAALREAHEDAVHKSMAAFNATAVGTGSIRTKYEKRLQNFIKKAFEDIRKDAFRESSLQCSNAIQDMENRLRKACHAPDAKVDTVLKVLDDSVSKYEAMCQGPEKWRKLLVFLQQSLEGPLCDLINKQIDQIGSEKAALALKCRSIEDKMSFLNKQLEASEKFKSEYLKRYEDATSDKKKLAEDYASRIANLQSKHSTLEERYTSLSKTLDSTRIESMEWKRKYEQVLTKQKAGEEQSNAEISILKARTSAAEARVNAVKEQAESAQEEAEEWKHKYDIAVKEAKNALEKAAAVQERSNKQTQLREDALRDEFSSTLANKEEEIKEKGAKLEQAEQRLSTLNLELKVAESKIKNYDLEVSSLKLEIKKLGERLESINATAQSFEREVRILEQEKVHLEQKYRSEFSRFEDVQDRCKSAEREAKRATELADKARVEAATAQKEKIEIHRVAMERLAQIERNERNIQNLERQRDDLVDEVERCRASQFDAQSKVTILEARVEEREKEIESLLKSNNEQQASTVQVLESLLETERAARAEANNRAEALSVQLQTTQGKLDLLQQRLTTVRLNETALDSKLRTASHGKRARVEEYEAGVEFVDMGTNDRVTKGNKRSKSTASPMTFTCPEDGGSEFREDDGTSSQQTNTEDYTKYTVQKLKQELTKHNFGAELLQLKNPNKKDILALYEKCVLQKS; this is encoded by the exons ATGCTGAGGTTTTTCAGCAGAGGCTCCACCGTAGACTCGCCGGAACAAGATTCTCCGTCACCGTCGCCGTCGCCTCCAAAGCGGTCATCTATGAATGTTGTTGCAACGGGACCGGCGAGGCCGATACGTTTCGTGTATTGCGATGAGAAAGGGAAGTTCCAGATAGATCCTGAAGCCCTAGCGGTACTTCAACTTGTTAAGGAGCCAGTTGGCGTTGTCTCCGTTTGTGGTCGTGCTCGTCAAGGCAAGAGCTTTATATTAAACCAG CTTCTTGGGAGGAGCAGTGGCTTTCAAGTAGCACCAACTCATCGCCCATGTACCAAAGGCATTTGGTTGTGGAGTGCACCTTTACGAAGAACAGCTCTTGATGGAACAGAATACAACCTTCTACTGCTGGACACTGAAGGAATAGATGCTTATGATCAAACG GGAACATACAGCACACAGATATTCTCCTTGGCAGTCCTCCTCTCGAGTATGTTCGTTTATAACCAG aTGGGTGGTATTGATGAAGCTGCACTTGATCGCCTCTCTCTTGTCACTGAAATGACTAAGCATATACGTGTTAGAGCCTCTGGAGGAAGGACCAGTGTCTCTGAGCTGGGACAGTTCTCCCCAATCTTCGTTTGGTTGCTTAGG GATTTTTATTTAGACTTGGCTGAGGATAATCACAAGATAACACCACGGGACTACCTAGAGCTGGCTTTGCGGCCAGTTCAAGGTGGTAGGAGAGATGTAGCCGCTAAAAATGAG ATTAGGGAGTCCATTCGTGCTCTTTTCCCTGACAGAGAATGCTTCACCCTTGTGCGGCCACTGAGCAATGAAACTGAGCTACAACGGCTTGACCAAATACCT ATAGAAAAACTAAGGCCGGAGTTTAAAGCTGGTCTTGATGCTTTGACAAGATTTGTTTTTGAGAGGACTAAACCCAAGCAGTTTGGAGCTACTGTAATGACAGGGCCGATATTTGCCCGTATAACTCAGTCCTTTGTTGATGCTCTTAACAATGGGGCAGTGCCCACAATTACATCTTCATGGCAG AGTGTTGAGGAAGCTGAATGTCAAAGAGCATATGATTTGGCTGCTGAAACGTACATGTCTTCTTTTGATCGTTCTAAGCCTCCGGAGGAA GCAGCACTAAGAGAAGCACATGAAGATGCTGTCCATAAGTCCATGGCTGCATTTAATGCTACAGCTGTAGGGACTGGATCCATCAGAACCAAATATGAGAAACGTCTCCAGAATTTCATAAAGAAAGCATTTGAG GACATTAGAAAGGATGCTTTTAGGGAGTCTTCTCTACAATGTTCAAATGCGATACAGGACATGGAAAATAGACTGAGAAAAGCTTGTCATGCTCCTGATGCAAAAGTAGATACCGTGCTCAAA GTTCTTGATGATTCTGTGTCCAAATATGAAGCAATGTGTCAAGGTCCTGAAAAATGGAGAAAGCTACTAGTCTTCTTGCAACAAAG TTTGGAGGGGCCACTTTGTGATCTCATCAATAAACAAATAGACCAAATTGGGTCAGAGAAAGCTGCACTTGCATTGAAGTGTCGTTCCATTGAGGATAAGATGAGTTTCCTTAACAAACAACTAGAAGCTAGTGAGAAGTTTAAATCTGAATATTTGAAGCGCTATGAAGATGCCACCAGTGACAAGAAGAAGcttgcagaagattatgcaagccGTATTGCAAATTTGCAGAGTAAACATAGTACGTTAGAAGAAAGATATACCAGCTTATCAAAAACATTAGATTCTACTAGAATCGAGTCCATGGAATGGAAAAGGAAATACGAGCAGGTACTTACGAAGCAGAAGGCTGGGGAGGAACAGTCAAATGCAGAGATAAGTATTCTGAAGGCAAGAACTAGTGCTGCAGAAGCCAGGGTTAATGCTGTCAAAGAGCAAGCTGAATCTGCTCAAGAGGAGGCAGAGGAGTGGAAACATAAATACGACATTGCTGTCAAGGAAGCAAAGAATGCTCTTGAGAAGGCAGCAGCTGTCCAAGAGCGCAGTAACAAGCAAACACAATTGAGAGAAGATGCTTTAAGGGATGAATTTTCGAGTACTTTGGCTAATAAG GAAGAGGAGATTAAGGAGAAGGGAGCAAAACTTGAGCAGGCTGAGCAGCGTTTGTCAACATTAAATTTGGAGTTGAAG GTTGCTGAGTCAAAGATAAAGAACTATGATCTGGAAGTCTCATCCTTAAAGCTTGAAATTAAAAAATTAGGTGAAAGGTTAGAGAGCATAAATGCTACTGCACAATCATTTGAAAGAGAAGTTAGGATTCTGGAACAGGAGAAAGTCCATCTGGAGCAGAAGTATCGGTCTGAGTTCAGTAGATTTGAAGATGTCCAGGATAGATGTAAATCAGCTGAAAGAGAGGCGAAAAGAGCAACTGAGCTGGCTGATAAAGCAAGGGTTGAAGCAGCTACTGCCCAGAAAGAAAAGATTGAAATCCATCGAGTAGCTATGGAAAGATTGGCTCAGATTGAGAGGAACGAGAGAAACATACAAAACTTGGAGAGGCAAAGAGATGACCTGGTTGATGAAGTGGAGAGGTGTCGTGCATCTCAGTTCGATGCGCAGTCAAAAGTTACAATACTTGAGGCCAGAGTCGAAGAAAGGGAAAAGGAAATTGAATCACTTCTGAAATCAAATAATGAACAGCAAGCCAGTACTGTGCAAGTCCTTGAGAGTCTGTTGGAGACTGAGCGTGCTGCACGTGCTGAGGCAAACAATAGGGCGGAAGCACTATCTGTTCAGTTGCAAACTACACAAGGAAAGCTGGATCTTCTTCAGCAACGGTTAACCACAGTTCGGCTGAATGAAACAGCATTAGATAGCAAACTTAGAACTGCTTCCCATGGAAAACGTGCCAGGGTAGAAGAATATGAAGCCGGTGTCGAATTTGTTGATATGGGCACAAATGATAGAGTGACCAAGGGAAATAAGAGGTCAAAGAGTACGGCCAGCCCCATGACATTCACCTGCCCAGAAGATGGGGGCTCCGAGTTTAGGGAAGATGATGGTACTAGTAGTCAACAAACAAATACCGAGGATTATACCAAATACACGGTGCAGAAACTGAAGCAAGAGCTCACGAAGCATAATTTTGGTGCTGAACTGCTCCAATTGAAGAATCCGAACAAGAAGGACATTCTAGCTTTATATGAAAAATGTGTTCTCCAGAAATCGTAG
- the LOC132625173 gene encoding uncharacterized protein LOC132625173 isoform X2, with the protein MDPLSLSDKTFLRDKSFNHERLRMGGIDEAALDRLSLVTEMTKHIRVRASGGRTSVSELGQFSPIFVWLLRDFYLDLAEDNHKITPRDYLELALRPVQGGRRDVAAKNEIRESIRALFPDRECFTLVRPLSNETELQRLDQIPIEKLRPEFKAGLDALTRFVFERTKPKQFGATVMTGPIFARITQSFVDALNNGAVPTITSSWQSVEEAECQRAYDLAAETYMSSFDRSKPPEEAALREAHEDAVHKSMAAFNATAVGTGSIRTKYEKRLQNFIKKAFEDIRKDAFRESSLQCSNAIQDMENRLRKACHAPDAKVDTVLKVLDDSVSKYEAMCQGPEKWRKLLVFLQQSLEGPLCDLINKQIDQIGSEKAALALKCRSIEDKMSFLNKQLEASEKFKSEYLKRYEDATSDKKKLAEDYASRIANLQSKHSTLEERYTSLSKTLDSTRIESMEWKRKYEQVLTKQKAGEEQSNAEISILKARTSAAEARVNAVKEQAESAQEEAEEWKHKYDIAVKEAKNALEKAAAVQERSNKQTQLREDALRDEFSSTLANKEEEIKEKGAKLEQAEQRLSTLNLELKVAESKIKNYDLEVSSLKLEIKKLGERLESINATAQSFEREVRILEQEKVHLEQKYRSEFSRFEDVQDRCKSAEREAKRATELADKARVEAATAQKEKIEIHRVAMERLAQIERNERNIQNLERQRDDLVDEVERCRASQFDAQSKVTILEARVEEREKEIESLLKSNNEQQASTVQVLESLLETERAARAEANNRAEALSVQLQTTQGKLDLLQQRLTTVRLNETALDSKLRTASHGKRARVEEYEAGVEFVDMGTNDRVTKGNKRSKSTASPMTFTCPEDGGSEFREDDGTSSQQTNTEDYTKYTVQKLKQELTKHNFGAELLQLKNPNKKDILALYEKCVLQKS; encoded by the exons ATGGATCCCCTATCTCTTTCTGACAAGACATTCTTACGAGATAAATCATTCAATCATGAAAGGTTAAGG aTGGGTGGTATTGATGAAGCTGCACTTGATCGCCTCTCTCTTGTCACTGAAATGACTAAGCATATACGTGTTAGAGCCTCTGGAGGAAGGACCAGTGTCTCTGAGCTGGGACAGTTCTCCCCAATCTTCGTTTGGTTGCTTAGG GATTTTTATTTAGACTTGGCTGAGGATAATCACAAGATAACACCACGGGACTACCTAGAGCTGGCTTTGCGGCCAGTTCAAGGTGGTAGGAGAGATGTAGCCGCTAAAAATGAG ATTAGGGAGTCCATTCGTGCTCTTTTCCCTGACAGAGAATGCTTCACCCTTGTGCGGCCACTGAGCAATGAAACTGAGCTACAACGGCTTGACCAAATACCT ATAGAAAAACTAAGGCCGGAGTTTAAAGCTGGTCTTGATGCTTTGACAAGATTTGTTTTTGAGAGGACTAAACCCAAGCAGTTTGGAGCTACTGTAATGACAGGGCCGATATTTGCCCGTATAACTCAGTCCTTTGTTGATGCTCTTAACAATGGGGCAGTGCCCACAATTACATCTTCATGGCAG AGTGTTGAGGAAGCTGAATGTCAAAGAGCATATGATTTGGCTGCTGAAACGTACATGTCTTCTTTTGATCGTTCTAAGCCTCCGGAGGAA GCAGCACTAAGAGAAGCACATGAAGATGCTGTCCATAAGTCCATGGCTGCATTTAATGCTACAGCTGTAGGGACTGGATCCATCAGAACCAAATATGAGAAACGTCTCCAGAATTTCATAAAGAAAGCATTTGAG GACATTAGAAAGGATGCTTTTAGGGAGTCTTCTCTACAATGTTCAAATGCGATACAGGACATGGAAAATAGACTGAGAAAAGCTTGTCATGCTCCTGATGCAAAAGTAGATACCGTGCTCAAA GTTCTTGATGATTCTGTGTCCAAATATGAAGCAATGTGTCAAGGTCCTGAAAAATGGAGAAAGCTACTAGTCTTCTTGCAACAAAG TTTGGAGGGGCCACTTTGTGATCTCATCAATAAACAAATAGACCAAATTGGGTCAGAGAAAGCTGCACTTGCATTGAAGTGTCGTTCCATTGAGGATAAGATGAGTTTCCTTAACAAACAACTAGAAGCTAGTGAGAAGTTTAAATCTGAATATTTGAAGCGCTATGAAGATGCCACCAGTGACAAGAAGAAGcttgcagaagattatgcaagccGTATTGCAAATTTGCAGAGTAAACATAGTACGTTAGAAGAAAGATATACCAGCTTATCAAAAACATTAGATTCTACTAGAATCGAGTCCATGGAATGGAAAAGGAAATACGAGCAGGTACTTACGAAGCAGAAGGCTGGGGAGGAACAGTCAAATGCAGAGATAAGTATTCTGAAGGCAAGAACTAGTGCTGCAGAAGCCAGGGTTAATGCTGTCAAAGAGCAAGCTGAATCTGCTCAAGAGGAGGCAGAGGAGTGGAAACATAAATACGACATTGCTGTCAAGGAAGCAAAGAATGCTCTTGAGAAGGCAGCAGCTGTCCAAGAGCGCAGTAACAAGCAAACACAATTGAGAGAAGATGCTTTAAGGGATGAATTTTCGAGTACTTTGGCTAATAAG GAAGAGGAGATTAAGGAGAAGGGAGCAAAACTTGAGCAGGCTGAGCAGCGTTTGTCAACATTAAATTTGGAGTTGAAG GTTGCTGAGTCAAAGATAAAGAACTATGATCTGGAAGTCTCATCCTTAAAGCTTGAAATTAAAAAATTAGGTGAAAGGTTAGAGAGCATAAATGCTACTGCACAATCATTTGAAAGAGAAGTTAGGATTCTGGAACAGGAGAAAGTCCATCTGGAGCAGAAGTATCGGTCTGAGTTCAGTAGATTTGAAGATGTCCAGGATAGATGTAAATCAGCTGAAAGAGAGGCGAAAAGAGCAACTGAGCTGGCTGATAAAGCAAGGGTTGAAGCAGCTACTGCCCAGAAAGAAAAGATTGAAATCCATCGAGTAGCTATGGAAAGATTGGCTCAGATTGAGAGGAACGAGAGAAACATACAAAACTTGGAGAGGCAAAGAGATGACCTGGTTGATGAAGTGGAGAGGTGTCGTGCATCTCAGTTCGATGCGCAGTCAAAAGTTACAATACTTGAGGCCAGAGTCGAAGAAAGGGAAAAGGAAATTGAATCACTTCTGAAATCAAATAATGAACAGCAAGCCAGTACTGTGCAAGTCCTTGAGAGTCTGTTGGAGACTGAGCGTGCTGCACGTGCTGAGGCAAACAATAGGGCGGAAGCACTATCTGTTCAGTTGCAAACTACACAAGGAAAGCTGGATCTTCTTCAGCAACGGTTAACCACAGTTCGGCTGAATGAAACAGCATTAGATAGCAAACTTAGAACTGCTTCCCATGGAAAACGTGCCAGGGTAGAAGAATATGAAGCCGGTGTCGAATTTGTTGATATGGGCACAAATGATAGAGTGACCAAGGGAAATAAGAGGTCAAAGAGTACGGCCAGCCCCATGACATTCACCTGCCCAGAAGATGGGGGCTCCGAGTTTAGGGAAGATGATGGTACTAGTAGTCAACAAACAAATACCGAGGATTATACCAAATACACGGTGCAGAAACTGAAGCAAGAGCTCACGAAGCATAATTTTGGTGCTGAACTGCTCCAATTGAAGAATCCGAACAAGAAGGACATTCTAGCTTTATATGAAAAATGTGTTCTCCAGAAATCGTAG
- the LOC132625173 gene encoding uncharacterized protein LOC132625173 isoform X3 yields MGGIDEAALDRLSLVTEMTKHIRVRASGGRTSVSELGQFSPIFVWLLRDFYLDLAEDNHKITPRDYLELALRPVQGGRRDVAAKNEIRESIRALFPDRECFTLVRPLSNETELQRLDQIPIEKLRPEFKAGLDALTRFVFERTKPKQFGATVMTGPIFARITQSFVDALNNGAVPTITSSWQSVEEAECQRAYDLAAETYMSSFDRSKPPEEAALREAHEDAVHKSMAAFNATAVGTGSIRTKYEKRLQNFIKKAFEDIRKDAFRESSLQCSNAIQDMENRLRKACHAPDAKVDTVLKVLDDSVSKYEAMCQGPEKWRKLLVFLQQSLEGPLCDLINKQIDQIGSEKAALALKCRSIEDKMSFLNKQLEASEKFKSEYLKRYEDATSDKKKLAEDYASRIANLQSKHSTLEERYTSLSKTLDSTRIESMEWKRKYEQVLTKQKAGEEQSNAEISILKARTSAAEARVNAVKEQAESAQEEAEEWKHKYDIAVKEAKNALEKAAAVQERSNKQTQLREDALRDEFSSTLANKEEEIKEKGAKLEQAEQRLSTLNLELKVAESKIKNYDLEVSSLKLEIKKLGERLESINATAQSFEREVRILEQEKVHLEQKYRSEFSRFEDVQDRCKSAEREAKRATELADKARVEAATAQKEKIEIHRVAMERLAQIERNERNIQNLERQRDDLVDEVERCRASQFDAQSKVTILEARVEEREKEIESLLKSNNEQQASTVQVLESLLETERAARAEANNRAEALSVQLQTTQGKLDLLQQRLTTVRLNETALDSKLRTASHGKRARVEEYEAGVEFVDMGTNDRVTKGNKRSKSTASPMTFTCPEDGGSEFREDDGTSSQQTNTEDYTKYTVQKLKQELTKHNFGAELLQLKNPNKKDILALYEKCVLQKS; encoded by the exons aTGGGTGGTATTGATGAAGCTGCACTTGATCGCCTCTCTCTTGTCACTGAAATGACTAAGCATATACGTGTTAGAGCCTCTGGAGGAAGGACCAGTGTCTCTGAGCTGGGACAGTTCTCCCCAATCTTCGTTTGGTTGCTTAGG GATTTTTATTTAGACTTGGCTGAGGATAATCACAAGATAACACCACGGGACTACCTAGAGCTGGCTTTGCGGCCAGTTCAAGGTGGTAGGAGAGATGTAGCCGCTAAAAATGAG ATTAGGGAGTCCATTCGTGCTCTTTTCCCTGACAGAGAATGCTTCACCCTTGTGCGGCCACTGAGCAATGAAACTGAGCTACAACGGCTTGACCAAATACCT ATAGAAAAACTAAGGCCGGAGTTTAAAGCTGGTCTTGATGCTTTGACAAGATTTGTTTTTGAGAGGACTAAACCCAAGCAGTTTGGAGCTACTGTAATGACAGGGCCGATATTTGCCCGTATAACTCAGTCCTTTGTTGATGCTCTTAACAATGGGGCAGTGCCCACAATTACATCTTCATGGCAG AGTGTTGAGGAAGCTGAATGTCAAAGAGCATATGATTTGGCTGCTGAAACGTACATGTCTTCTTTTGATCGTTCTAAGCCTCCGGAGGAA GCAGCACTAAGAGAAGCACATGAAGATGCTGTCCATAAGTCCATGGCTGCATTTAATGCTACAGCTGTAGGGACTGGATCCATCAGAACCAAATATGAGAAACGTCTCCAGAATTTCATAAAGAAAGCATTTGAG GACATTAGAAAGGATGCTTTTAGGGAGTCTTCTCTACAATGTTCAAATGCGATACAGGACATGGAAAATAGACTGAGAAAAGCTTGTCATGCTCCTGATGCAAAAGTAGATACCGTGCTCAAA GTTCTTGATGATTCTGTGTCCAAATATGAAGCAATGTGTCAAGGTCCTGAAAAATGGAGAAAGCTACTAGTCTTCTTGCAACAAAG TTTGGAGGGGCCACTTTGTGATCTCATCAATAAACAAATAGACCAAATTGGGTCAGAGAAAGCTGCACTTGCATTGAAGTGTCGTTCCATTGAGGATAAGATGAGTTTCCTTAACAAACAACTAGAAGCTAGTGAGAAGTTTAAATCTGAATATTTGAAGCGCTATGAAGATGCCACCAGTGACAAGAAGAAGcttgcagaagattatgcaagccGTATTGCAAATTTGCAGAGTAAACATAGTACGTTAGAAGAAAGATATACCAGCTTATCAAAAACATTAGATTCTACTAGAATCGAGTCCATGGAATGGAAAAGGAAATACGAGCAGGTACTTACGAAGCAGAAGGCTGGGGAGGAACAGTCAAATGCAGAGATAAGTATTCTGAAGGCAAGAACTAGTGCTGCAGAAGCCAGGGTTAATGCTGTCAAAGAGCAAGCTGAATCTGCTCAAGAGGAGGCAGAGGAGTGGAAACATAAATACGACATTGCTGTCAAGGAAGCAAAGAATGCTCTTGAGAAGGCAGCAGCTGTCCAAGAGCGCAGTAACAAGCAAACACAATTGAGAGAAGATGCTTTAAGGGATGAATTTTCGAGTACTTTGGCTAATAAG GAAGAGGAGATTAAGGAGAAGGGAGCAAAACTTGAGCAGGCTGAGCAGCGTTTGTCAACATTAAATTTGGAGTTGAAG GTTGCTGAGTCAAAGATAAAGAACTATGATCTGGAAGTCTCATCCTTAAAGCTTGAAATTAAAAAATTAGGTGAAAGGTTAGAGAGCATAAATGCTACTGCACAATCATTTGAAAGAGAAGTTAGGATTCTGGAACAGGAGAAAGTCCATCTGGAGCAGAAGTATCGGTCTGAGTTCAGTAGATTTGAAGATGTCCAGGATAGATGTAAATCAGCTGAAAGAGAGGCGAAAAGAGCAACTGAGCTGGCTGATAAAGCAAGGGTTGAAGCAGCTACTGCCCAGAAAGAAAAGATTGAAATCCATCGAGTAGCTATGGAAAGATTGGCTCAGATTGAGAGGAACGAGAGAAACATACAAAACTTGGAGAGGCAAAGAGATGACCTGGTTGATGAAGTGGAGAGGTGTCGTGCATCTCAGTTCGATGCGCAGTCAAAAGTTACAATACTTGAGGCCAGAGTCGAAGAAAGGGAAAAGGAAATTGAATCACTTCTGAAATCAAATAATGAACAGCAAGCCAGTACTGTGCAAGTCCTTGAGAGTCTGTTGGAGACTGAGCGTGCTGCACGTGCTGAGGCAAACAATAGGGCGGAAGCACTATCTGTTCAGTTGCAAACTACACAAGGAAAGCTGGATCTTCTTCAGCAACGGTTAACCACAGTTCGGCTGAATGAAACAGCATTAGATAGCAAACTTAGAACTGCTTCCCATGGAAAACGTGCCAGGGTAGAAGAATATGAAGCCGGTGTCGAATTTGTTGATATGGGCACAAATGATAGAGTGACCAAGGGAAATAAGAGGTCAAAGAGTACGGCCAGCCCCATGACATTCACCTGCCCAGAAGATGGGGGCTCCGAGTTTAGGGAAGATGATGGTACTAGTAGTCAACAAACAAATACCGAGGATTATACCAAATACACGGTGCAGAAACTGAAGCAAGAGCTCACGAAGCATAATTTTGGTGCTGAACTGCTCCAATTGAAGAATCCGAACAAGAAGGACATTCTAGCTTTATATGAAAAATGTGTTCTCCAGAAATCGTAG
- the LOC132623708 gene encoding NAC domain-containing protein 73-like: protein MTWCSQSNGETVLPIISSEENNVMITSKRFITCPSCGHSIELEHQRGILHDLPGLPAGVKFDPSDQEILEHLEAKALSDTHKIHPLIDDFILTIDGQNGICYTHPQKLPGVSKDGQVRHFFHRPSKAYTTGTRKRRKVDTEIDGGETRWHKTGKTRPVYISGVLKGYKKILVLYTNYGRQRKPEKTNWVMHQYHLGESEEEKDGELVVSKVFYQTQPRQCGSLSIRKVPVLDNNKSRSLSRQDNPVLKTTNFVDYYSLDPFISYNVGSQNRDSSPQLIQNLVVHGDSSSFIIPSEARKEK, encoded by the exons ATGACATGGTGCAGTCAATCCAATGGTGAAACAGTCCTCCCTATTATATCATCAGAGGAAAATAATGTTATGATCACCTCAAAAAGATTCATAACTTGCCCTTCATGTGGACATAGCATAGAGCTTGAACATCAG AGGGGAATACTACATGATTTGCCTGGTCTACCAGCTGGAGTGAAGTTTGATCCATCAGACCAAGAGATTCTTGAGCATTTAGAAGCAAAGGCCCTATCAGACACACATAAAATTCATCCACTTATTGATGATTTCATTTTGACCATTGATGGCCAAAATGGTATTTGCTATACTCATCCACAGAAATTACCAG GAGTGAGCAAGGATGGTCAAGTGCGTCACTTCTTTCACAGGCCATCAAAGGCATACACAACGGGGACTAGAAAACGTCGAAAGGTCGACACTGAAATTGATGGTGGTGAAACAAGATGGCACAAAACAGGCAAAACAAGGCCAGTTTACATAAGTGGTGTTCTCAAAGGTTACAAGAAAATATTGGTACTCTACACAAATTATGGTAGGCAAAGAAAGCCTGAGAAGACAAATTGGGTAATGCACCAATATCACTTAGGTGAAAGtgaggaggaaaaagatggagaATTAGTTGTTTCAAAAGTTTTCTACCAAACACAACCTAGACAATGTGGATCATTAAGCATAAGAAAAGTACCAGTACTTGACAACAACAAGTCAAGATCTTTAAGCAGGCAAGATAACCCTGTCCTGAAAACAACAAACTTCGTCGATTATTATAGTCTTGATCCTTTCATTTCATACAATGTTGGGAGCCAAAATAGAGATAGCTCACCTCAGCTAATCCAAAATTTGGTTGTTCATGGTGATAGCTCATCCTTTATTATTCCTTCAGAAGCAAGGAAAGAGAAATGA